DNA from Aerosakkonema funiforme FACHB-1375:
TGAGTTGCTTGGCGACGAATTAAATTAACGATCGCTTGTTCCGCCAGTAGATCGTGTTCGACCATCGAACGAGCCGGAAACGTTCCATCTGGTTCTATGGTGAAACAACATAATTCTGCTAGTTTCGTAAAGCTGGCTACGGGCGTTCCTCCCAAACCATTCAAGCGTTCTCCTAGACTGTGAACGTGACCTTGAACTGCTTCGTAACTTTCTTGAAAGAACTCATGCAGCGAGTAAAATTCTGCCCCTTCTACTACAAAATGGTGTTTTTGATATTGTAGGTAAAGCGCTTGCAAACTCGCTAGTGCAATATTCAATCCTTCCGTAACGGGAACCGTTACTTCCTGTCCCAATCCAATCGGATTTTCTTGTACTTCTCCAAAAGATTGTTTGAGGTTTAGTTGTGCCATTCATTTACTCCAGAATATAAGGACGTGGCTAATGTATTAATTGACAGCTAGTAATGAGTTCTCTTAACGATTCCCAATACTCTAACTCTATACTTGCCAACAACGCTGCAACCAATCTACTAACTCAGCACGAGAAGCGATGAATTGCAACACAGTACTGCGAACGAGAACAGCTTCGATGCTATTATTAATCTCGACCCGCAAAGAACCATCTGCCGGACACCAACAGGGAATTTTCAACTCTTGCAGACGGCGATGAACTTGCCAGCGATCGCGCCGGGAAACTTGGACAAGAAGACCCGTTAAAGTGTCAGAATTAGGAGGTTTAAACATAGTGTTAGGAATTGATTGCCTGTAGGTTTTTGAGTTGTTCTTCTAATTGCTCGATCCGAGAAACTAGACTGCGGATGACAGTTGCTTCGGGGTCT
Protein-coding regions in this window:
- a CDS encoding Asr1405/Asl0597 family protein, whose translation is MFKPPNSDTLTGLLVQVSRRDRWQVHRRLQELKIPCWCPADGSLRVEINNSIEAVLVRSTVLQFIASRAELVDWLQRCWQV
- the dpsA gene encoding DNA starvation/stress protection protein DpsA, with the protein product MAQLNLKQSFGEVQENPIGLGQEVTVPVTEGLNIALASLQALYLQYQKHHFVVEGAEFYSLHEFFQESYEAVQGHVHSLGERLNGLGGTPVASFTKLAELCCFTIEPDGTFPARSMVEHDLLAEQAIVNLIRRQATQAESVGDRATRYLYEQILLQTEDRAFHLAHFLAEDSLIK